The following are from one region of the Silene latifolia isolate original U9 population chromosome 9, ASM4854445v1, whole genome shotgun sequence genome:
- the LOC141600851 gene encoding uncharacterized protein LOC141600851 yields MNKQKSSVYFNGVQRAKRDQIIALSGCVEGTLPFKYLGVPINAGRLISKDCTVLVENIVEKIRAFGVRKLTYAGRLVIGKSVLVSLYTYWSNIFLIPKCALRKIDNICRNYMCDGTMGKLVWWVYSKPDNLWVKWIHQIYMKGIEWDSYSPKNHMSGNWKAICKVRDIFQPGYLSGTWLANGGGYTVSSGYEWLRHREQKVGWAKLIWHKWMLPKHSFHCRLIFKNALNVKDKLFRHGITTDDSCFICHAAQETVVHLLQHC; encoded by the exons ATGAACAAACAGAAATCTAGTGTGTACTTTAATGGGGTGCAAAGAGCTAAAAGGGATCAAATAATTGCTCTCTCTGGGTGTGTGGAAGGGACACTCCCTTTTAAATACCTAGGGGTTCCTATAAATGCTGGCAGGCTTATTAGTAAAGATTGTACTGTTCTGGTTGAAAATATAGTTGAGAAGATCAGAGCTTTTGGTGTTAGGAAGTTAACTTATGCTGGTAGGCTGGTGATTGGGAAGTCTGTGTTAGTTTCCCTCTATACCTACTGGTCTAATATCTTCTTAATTCCCAAGTGTGCTCTGAGGAAAATTGATAATATCTGTCGCAACTATATGTGTGATGGGACTA TGGGTAAACTTGTTTGGTGGGTTTATAGCAAGCCAGATAATCTTTGGGTTAAATGGATTCATCAAATTTATATGAAAGGGATTGAATGGGACTCTTATTCTCCTAAGAACCATATGAGTGGCAATTGGAAAGCCATTTGTAAGGTTCGTGACATTTTTCAACCTGGGTATTTGTCTGGAACTTGGCTTGCTAATGGAGGTGGGTATACAGTTAGCTCAGGCTATGAGTGGCTGAGACACAGAGAACAGAAGGTTGGCTGGGCAAAATTGATCTGGCATAAGTGGATGCTGCCAAAGCATAGCTtccattgtaggttgatttttaAGAATGCCCTAAATGTAAAGGACAAATTATTTCGCCATGGGATTACAACTGATGATAGCTGTTTTATTTGTCATGCTGCTCAGGAGACTGTGGTCCATTTACTGCAGCACT GTTAA
- the LOC141599556 gene encoding protein ALTERED PHOSPHATE STARVATION RESPONSE 1-like: protein MGCVASRLEEEEEVVSICRERKKLMKLAVERRYALADAHCRYCHSLFAVSAAIKLFVARHSNPSSPFLITFPPPNCPNSPVKSPLEVDNVITNPMFLQQNPSQPTTTTQEPVACCQSSLCESSSDDDEDNEENVGGNVREERVVENQQGYFGYYNMDMDMNVNVNMNVNVPMSMSMSMPSPSRDFGWDFFNPFAGVRPEVISVGGGGGFHRHAEEDLKAVREEEGIPELEEETGEGGENQKIVRNVVKENNDGVGGNVEKMVGNGGGEVVKGSENCSVGQGEKELTVVDSPVRGRELLDALKDIEDYFIRAYDSGKEVSKMLEANKMNMQSNLEEIKENSTKLIQSITWHKSNISRSPSCKSLVASSSKNSSTWTEYKNDLFDDYGGMSAGSHSLTLGRLYAWEKKLYEEVKAGDNIRKLYERKCAQLRNKDVKGEDTLSVDKTRAAVKDLYSRILVAIRRAESISVQIQKLADEELQPQIIELLHGLTESWKIMMESHETQSHIIFEVKTFDCPSFGKFCNDSHRLATLQLEAEIQNWRVCFTEYVTAQRAYVEALNGWLSKFLVPEVEFGSRAKGFSPPPYRANGPPLYRLCRSWLTFMDNLPDKAVSVAMKSFIRDVRALWAQQGEEQEQKRKVDKMSKELEKRMNAYQKVEGRIFQDTKLLEYKPSEVESQVEDETQQQADYLLEKKEALDNFKRRLEIEKEKHHNFMQDTQRTTLNGFQTGFSLIFDTMVQFSNTSLKMYSDLIAETQKFEKAE, encoded by the exons ATGGGGTGTGTAGCATCAAGgttagaggaagaagaagaagtggttTCAATATGTAGGGAAAGAAAAAAGTTGATGAAATTAGCAGTAGAAAGAAGATATGCACTTGCAGATGCACATTGTAGATACTGTCATTCACTGTTTGCTGTTTCAGCTGCTATTAAACTGTTTGTTGCTAGACATTCTAACCCTTCTTCCCCTTTTTTGATTACTTTCCCACCTCCTAATTGCCCTAATTCTCCTGTTAAATCACCATTAGAGGTTGATAATGTTATTACTAATCCTATGTTCTTGCAACAAAACCCTTCTCAGCCTACTACTACTACCCAAGAGCCTGTTGCTTGTTGTCAATCTTCGCTTTGCGAGTCGTCttctgatgatgatgaggataatgaggaGAATGTAGGAGGGAATGTGAGGGAGGAAAGGGTTGTTGAGAATCAACAAGGGTATTTTGGGTATTAtaatatggatatggatatgaaTGTGAATGTTAATATGAATGTGAATGTGCCAATGTCTATGTCAATGTCAATGCCATCCCCTTCAAGGGATTTTGGGTGGGATTTCTTTAACCCCTTTGCCGGGGTTCGGCCTGAGGTGATTAGTGTGGGTGGTGGTGGCGGGTTTCATCGCCACGCTGAGGAGGATTTGAAGGCGGTGAGGGAGGAGGAAGGGATACCTGAGTTGGAAGAGGAAACAGGAGAGGGAGGTGAAAATCAAAAGATTGTTAGGAATGTGGTGAAGGAAAATAATGATGGTGTTGGTGGTAATGTGGAGAAAATGGTAGGAAATGGAGGAGGTGAAGTTGTCAAGGGTTCGGAAAATTGTAGTGTAGGACAAGGAGAGAAAGAGTTGACTGTTGTCGACTCACCGGTTAGGGGTAGAGAACTGTTGGATGCATTGAAGGATATTGAGGATTATTTTATTAGGGCTTATGATTCGGGTAAAGAGGTTTCTAAGATGCTTGAAGCTAATAAAATGAATATGCAATCGAATCTTGAGGAAATTAAAG AAAATTCAACAAAACTCATCCAATCCATCACATGGCACAAATCCAATATATCTCGGTCGCCATCTTGTAAGAGTTTGGTGGCATCAAGCTCCAAGAACTCGAGCACATGGACTGAGTATAAGAATGATCTCTTTGACGACTATGGTGGGATGTCAGCTGGTAGCCATTCACTAACCCTAGGAAGACTGTATGCTTGGGAGAAAAAGCTCTATGAAGAAGTTAAG GCTGGTGACAATATAAGAAAGCTGTATGAGAGGAAATGTGCGCAATTGAGAAATAAGGATGTAAAAGGGGAGGACACATTATCTGTGGACAAAACAAGAGCAGCAGTCAAAGATCTTTACTCTAGAATATTGGTTGCTATTCGGCGAGCCGAATCCATTTCTGTGCAAATTCAGAAACTTGCAGATGAAGAGCTACAACCACAAATCATTGAGCTATTGCATGG ATTGACTGAATCTTGGAAGATAATGATGGAGTCCCATGAAACTCAAAGCCACATTATCTTTGAAGTCAAGACTTTTGACTGCCCAAGCTTTGGAAAATTCTGCAATGATTCACATCGCCTTGCTACCTTACAGCTAGAGGCCGAGATTCAGAATTGGAGAGTGTGCTTCACCGAGTATGTAACTGCACAAAGGGCCTATGTTGAGGCCCTTAATGGATGGCTGTCCAAATTCTTAGTTCCAGAAGTTGAATTTGGGTCACGAGCCAAGGGCTTTAGTCCACCACCCTATCGGGCCAATGGCCCCCCTCTGTACAGGTTATGTCGAAGTTGGTTAACTTTCATGGACAACTTGCCTGACAAGGCAGTTTCAGTAGCAATGAAAAGTTTTATTAGGGATGTGAGGGCTTTGTGGGCCCAACAAGGGgaagaacaagaacaaaagagaaaagtGGACAAAATGTCGAAGGAACTAGAGAAGAGGATGAATGCATATCAGAAAGTCGAGGGCAGAATTTTTCAAGACACTAAACTTTTAGAGTATAAACCATCAGAAGTAGAGTCACAGGTTGAAGATGAGACCCAGCAACAAGCCGACTATTTATTAGAGAAAAAAGAAGCTTTGGATAATTTCAAAAGGCGATTGGAGATAGAGAAGGAAAAACATCACAATTTCATGCAAGATACTCAAAGGACTACATTAAATGGATTCCAAACTGGGTTCTCTTTGATTTTCGACACCATGGTTCAGTTCTCAAATACATCACTGAAAATGTACAGTGACTTGATTGCTGAGACCCAAAAGTTCGAGAAGGCAGAGTGA
- the LOC141599555 gene encoding protein CHAPERONE-LIKE PROTEIN OF POR1, chloroplastic isoform X1 has translation MCAAVSVRPTQPSFNRLPVGPAGVNRRCWVKPVVNGRRFAGRTVARAAGGGSRADDSAPYGMSVENALKLLGVSEGASFDDILRAKNSIMASCKDDPLALAQVEAAYDMLLMQSLTQRRAGKVVSNKIPYADVKPVGSPGIGAMPQWLQSRIKNPPVVIEKPSLSTDLGLQAGVYGAIMVLTYINGVSSPSTGPVAGADVPGFLLATSFGASLYFMTKKNVKLGKATLITVGGLVAGAVVGSTVENFLQVDIVPFLGIHSPAAVVGEFIILSQFLVSLYLRL, from the exons atgtGCGCAGCAGTGAGCGTACGGCCCACACAACCTAGCTTCAACCGATTACCGGTCGGACCGGCTGGAGTAAACCGTCGATGCTGGGTTAAACCGGTGGTTAATGGGCGTAGGTTTGCAGGAAGGACGGTGGCACGTGCGGCGGGAGGAGGGTCACGTGCGGATGACTCGGCGCCGTACGGGATGTCGGTGGAGAACGCGTTGAAGTTGTTGGGTGTGTCGGAAGGAGCTTCGTTTGATGATATTTTAAGAGCTAAGAATTCTATCATGGCTTCTTGTAAAGATGACCCTCTTGCTCTTGCTCAG GTGGAAGCTGCATATGATATGCTGCTCATGCAGAGCTTAACACAGCGACGAGCTGGGAAAGTTGTAAGCAATAAAATTCCTTATGCTGATGTCAAACCTGTTGGCTCCCCGGGTATAGGCGCAATGCCACAGTGGCTACAGTCGAGAATAAAAAATCCTCCTGTTGTAATTGAGAAACCAAGTTTGTCGACAGACTTGGGACTACAAGCTGGTGTTTATGGTGCAATAATGGTATTGACTTATATCAATGGAGTCTCATCGCCTTCTACGGGGCCTGTGGCTGGGGCTGATGTTCCCGGTTTCCTTCTAGCCACCAGTTTTGGAGCTTCCTTATATTTCATGACCAAAAAGAACGTCAAGTTAG GGAAAGCAACTTTGATAACAGTTGGAGGGCTTGTCGCGGGTGCAGTCGTTGGATCAACGGTTGAGAACTTCCTGCAAGTAGATATTGTTCCGTTTCTTGGCATACACTCTCCAGCTGCTGTTGTGGGCGAATTTATCATTTTATCCCAGTTTCTGGTCTCTCTCTATCTTAG ATTATGA
- the LOC141599555 gene encoding protein CHAPERONE-LIKE PROTEIN OF POR1, chloroplastic isoform X2, whose translation MCAAVSVRPTQPSFNRLPVGPAGVNRRCWVKPVVNGRRFAGRTVARAAGGGSRADDSAPYGMSVENALKLLGVSEGASFDDILRAKNSIMASCKDDPLALAQVEAAYDMLLMQSLTQRRAGKVVSNKIPYADVKPVGSPGIGAMPQWLQSRIKNPPVVIEKPSLSTDLGLQAGVYGAIMVLTYINGVSSPSTGPVAGADVPGFLLATSFGASLYFMTKKNVKLGKATLITVGGLVAGAVVGSTVENFLQVDIVPFLGIHSPAAVVGEFIILSQFLVSLYLR comes from the exons atgtGCGCAGCAGTGAGCGTACGGCCCACACAACCTAGCTTCAACCGATTACCGGTCGGACCGGCTGGAGTAAACCGTCGATGCTGGGTTAAACCGGTGGTTAATGGGCGTAGGTTTGCAGGAAGGACGGTGGCACGTGCGGCGGGAGGAGGGTCACGTGCGGATGACTCGGCGCCGTACGGGATGTCGGTGGAGAACGCGTTGAAGTTGTTGGGTGTGTCGGAAGGAGCTTCGTTTGATGATATTTTAAGAGCTAAGAATTCTATCATGGCTTCTTGTAAAGATGACCCTCTTGCTCTTGCTCAG GTGGAAGCTGCATATGATATGCTGCTCATGCAGAGCTTAACACAGCGACGAGCTGGGAAAGTTGTAAGCAATAAAATTCCTTATGCTGATGTCAAACCTGTTGGCTCCCCGGGTATAGGCGCAATGCCACAGTGGCTACAGTCGAGAATAAAAAATCCTCCTGTTGTAATTGAGAAACCAAGTTTGTCGACAGACTTGGGACTACAAGCTGGTGTTTATGGTGCAATAATGGTATTGACTTATATCAATGGAGTCTCATCGCCTTCTACGGGGCCTGTGGCTGGGGCTGATGTTCCCGGTTTCCTTCTAGCCACCAGTTTTGGAGCTTCCTTATATTTCATGACCAAAAAGAACGTCAAGTTAG GGAAAGCAACTTTGATAACAGTTGGAGGGCTTGTCGCGGGTGCAGTCGTTGGATCAACGGTTGAGAACTTCCTGCAAGTAGATATTGTTCCGTTTCTTGGCATACACTCTCCAGCTGCTGTTGTGGGCGAATTTATCATTTTATCCCAGTTTCTGGTCTCTCTCTATCTTAGGTAG